One Dictyostelium discoideum AX4 chromosome 3 chromosome, whole genome shotgun sequence genomic region harbors:
- a CDS encoding methionine adenosyltransferase regulatory beta subunit — MSNAALPKTKVLITGATGLLGRALMKVFTQPPLEHIKLVGLGWSRYEKYVNQFPNELRKLDITNDSELSEFVNDFKPNVIIHAAAERRPDQCEGDKEKTQKLNVGTTEKLIELSKSVNATLFYISSDYVFDGENPPYDIDAKTNPLSFYGKTKEESEQLIIKASKESDSFKYIILRVPVLYGYVENLKECAVTAVAEQVIKARDANQPIEIDNWQIRYPTCVEDVARVCYELMISKQYNSIYHFSGQQMKTKYDMAIDMANVLGITNPQSIIKPINEKLPGAPRPHNACLNIFHTVDTIKKNLNNPTIHLSIFEVQLPLIFKDLKLI, encoded by the exons atgtcAAATGCTGCATTACCAAAAACCAAAGTTCTAATTACTG gtgcAACTGGATTATTAGGAAGAGCATTAATGAAAGTATTTACACAACCACCATTAGAACATATAAAATTAGTTGGATTAGGATGGAGTAGATATGAAAAATATGTAAATCAATTTCCAAATGAATTAAGAAAATTAGATATTACCAATGATTCTGAATTGAGTGAATTTGTTAATGATTTCAAACCAAACGTTATCATTCATGCAGCAGCTGAAAGAAGACCAGATCAATGTGAAGGTGATAAAGAGAAAACTCAAAAACTAAATGTTGGTACCACTGaaaaattgattgaattatcTAAATCTGTTAATGCAACTCTATTTTACATTAGTTCAGATTATGTTTTCGATGGTGAAAACCCACCATATGATATTGATGCCAAAACCAACCCATTATCATTTTATGGTAAAACCAAAGAAGAATCTGAGCAATTAATTATCAAAGCATCCAAAGAATCTGATTCATTCAAGTATATCATACTTAGAGTACCAGTATTGTATGGTTatgttgaaaatttaaaagaatgtGCAGTTACAGCAGTCGCAGAACAAGTTATCAAAGCAAGAGATGCAAATCAACCAATcgaaattgataattggcAAATTAGATATCCAACTTGTGTTGAAGATGTTGCACGTGTTTGCTATGaattaatgatttcaaaACAATACAATagtatttatcatttttcaGGTCAACAAATGAAAACCAAATATGATATGGCAATCGATATGGCAAATGTATTGGGAATCACTAATCCACAATCAATCATCAAACCTATCAATGAAAAATTACCTGGTGCACCACGTCCCCATAATGCatgtttaaatatatttcatACTGttgatacaattaaaaagaatttaaataatccaacaattcatttatcaatttttgaaGTTCAATTacctttaatttttaaagatttaaaattaatttaa
- a CDS encoding hypothetical protein (Q827G1 Glycerol kinase 2 (EC 2.7.1.30) (ATP:glycerol 3-phosphotransferase 2) (Glycerokinase 2) (GK 2)): protein MKPYIGAIDQGTSSTRFILFDKNGDIVLSHQILLTQHHPHPGWVEHDGNEILESVNKCIQVVMKQYYENNFGTKEDIKAIGITNQRETTIVWDKKTSKPLNNAIVWCDTRTKDLVNYFNNKAKKLIDDNNIIDNNSKSTTVVDGAQGECKLESKNYLREKCGLPLSSYFSGLKLKWLFDNCESVREAYGRGDCLMGTIDSWLVWNLTGGKCHITDVTNASRTMLMNLKTLSWDKELCDFLEVPIEILPNIHSSSEIYGHVTMGDDEQQQQQHPLHGIPIAGVLGDQQAAMVGQMCFEKGQAKNTYGTGCFLLYNTGNDIVHSRNGLLTTVCYQFGKDSPPIYALEGGVAVAGSGVRWLIDNMGIAESSQEIEDLAKSVQDTGGMYFVPAFSGLFAPYWRDDARGVMVGLTHHTNRCHIARSVLESTCLQTFEVLDAMQKDSGNKLVELRVDGGMAKNNLLLQIQSDLLGLPVVKPISLETTCFGAAFAAGIATGVWKETMQFKIGGKFTPQLDENHKTQKLKEWKKAISKSLDWIDTKN, encoded by the coding sequence aTGAAACCATATATTGGAGCAATTGATCAAGGTACATCAAGTACAAGATTTATACTTTTCGATAAGAATGGAGATATAGTATTATCAcatcaaatattattaacacAACATCATCCACATCCAGGATGGGTTGAACATGATGGTAATGAAATATTAGAATCTGTTAATAAATGTATTCAAGTTGTAATGAAACAATactatgaaaataattttggtaCAAAAGAAGATATTAAAGCAATTGGTATAACCAATCAAAGGGAGACAACTATCGTATGGGATAAGAAGACATCGAAGCCATTAAACAATGCCATAGTTTGGTGTGATACACGTACTAAAGATTTAGTaaactattttaataataaagcaaagaaattaattgatgataataatataatagataataatagtaaatcaaCTACAGTAGTTGATGGTGCTCAAGGAGAATGTAAATTAGAGAGTAAGAATTATTTACGTGAAAAATGTGGATTACCATTAAGTTCTTATTTTAGTggattgaaattgaaatggTTATTTGACAATTGTGAATCGGTTAGAGAGGCATATGGACGTGGTGATTGTTTAATGGGTACCATTGATAGTTGGTTGGTTTGGAATTTAACAGGTGGTAAATGTCATATTACAGATGTTACCAATGCAAGTAGAACCAtgttaatgaatttgaaaactTTATCATGGGATAAAGAATTATGTGATTTCTTAGAAGTACCAATAGAGATTTTACCAAACATTCATAGTTCTTCAGAAATATATGGTCATGTGACAATGGGTGATGATgagcagcagcagcagcagcatCCATTACATGGTATACCAATTGCAGGTGTTTTAGGTGACCAACAAGCTGCAATGGTTGGTCAAATGTGTTTTGAGAAGGGTCAAGCTAAAAATACATATGGTACTGGCTGTTTCTTGTTATATAATACTGGTAATGATATAGTACATTCAAGAAATGGGTTGTTAACTACGGTTTGTTATCAATTTGGTAAAGATTCACCACCAATTTATGCATTGGAGGGTGGTGTAGCTGTGGCAGGTTCTGGTGTACGTTGGTTGATTGATAATATGGGTATTGCAGAGAGTAGTCAAGAGATTGAGGATTTGGCAAAGAGTGTACAAGATACTGGTGGTATGTATTTTGTACCTGCTTTTAGTGGATTATTCGCACCTTATTGGAGAGACGATGCAAGAGGTGTAATGGTTGGTTTAACTCATCATACCAATCGTTGTCATATAGCAAGATCTGTATTGGAGTCAACTTGTCTTCAAACATTTGAAGTTTTAGATGCAATGCAAAAAGATTCGGGAAATAAATTGGTAGAGTTACGTGTTGATGGTGGTATggctaaaaataatttactcTTGCAAATTCAATCAGATTTACTTGGTTTACCAGTTGTAAAACCAATAAGTTTAGAAACTACTTGTTTTGGTGCTGCTTTCGCTGCTGGTATTGCAACTGGTGTTTGGAAAGAAACTAtgcaatttaaaattggtggtAAATTCACTCCACAATTAGATGAAAATCATAAaactcaaaaattaaaagaatggAAAAAAgcaatttcaaaatctttaGATTGGATTGatacaaaaaattaa
- a CDS encoding CAMKL family protein kinase: MNTHNNNYQQRSMDSAIVTINDKGYIQSVDRKTCELFGYTIEELQLQKVNILVPSPYKEQHDTYMQSYFETGVRKIIDKSRVVEGLHKDGSVFPITLSVTEVRIWNKRMFIGSIESIIDKRLIIYTDVHGIITYCNRNVEELIGYTPAELFGKNVSALMPSPHAKSHSEYIEKNYHGGGLWKMLNRVRNLPIKHKSGVVFLVSILVTKISTDGIDMFKAIIQTPPKEAVFTINGDGIIKACNFNFTEPMFGYTQKDLLGNTIGLLIPEMSKIIDNTSLNLTDSHDPQLQQQQQTTTTTTTTTTTTSTTSTTTSTPTPASIAVSGNNISSPPIDSPLTTPSTPTTFNHSRGVESWLGRTRKVDVWHRDGSRFPVNLEIIKLQGENSMFSLQIKKVENPRVYGKDKDKNGGGGGTTENKDGKQLDTIKESKEHRHSKEKKKRKKDRDHNNNNNNNNNNNNNNNEQTSDSSDSSDSDSESRSKKKRSSKKKSRRDDSSSDSSDSETESSSSPHKKNRSSNSSSNSSHSNAPHESSYYQPEMIGEYTLGKTLGRGNYGVVKLGTHINTKEEIAIKILYKEQMTESEFTRCKREIEILKQLYHPFINKLLNVLEKDDAMFILMDYCQGGDLFHYVNKFGLKGVKMVNSPDIGDQVLMGVPLPEDDTKRIFTQICLGIAHCHKLNIAHRDIKHKNILFDNQMNVKIIDFGLSNWSYQEKMSFCGTPAYAAPEMLLGINYNGPEVDIWSLGVILYSLVTGKLPFINVTDMIVGKFILPPSIPLDLQDLIKKMLTVDREHRLNIMNVLNHPWLSKDPASSTLISQNLLHSPPVVHQPQPPQHQKIQPTSIIPNFNEVETLKNNILNNNNNNNNNNNNNNNNILNSNNNNNNNNNNNSNNNNIINNSNNNSNNNNNINNNINNNNNVNNNVNNNKNNNNNNNNNSNNNSNNGNNIPNSSNNTNSIINNNLYNQSLSPQNNNIYQHSPQHQQHQHQQQHSPQQQQHQQHQHHQQQQQQLQQQHHQQHHQQHQQHQQQHQQQHQQQHQQHQQHQQSHQQPPVYFPTQIISDDFNLTSQLQRTQPNQQVSFDTNQSYQQQLQQPQIPHQVLMQQPPQILSHSNNQPINNYYVGQQPIQQIQQLQQQQQLQQQQQQQQQQQQQQQQQQQQQQQQQQQQQQQQQQQQQQQQQQQQQQQQQQNDPNFQPHLRRIKMSKRDNSYNKRKSEDGDSYKKRDNQSYDDILKDEGNKRLRELQTYSEGDKSRQHYNRDSNDNSRDNNRYNNRDNNNNNNSNNNRERDRYKKNKNENFDYGKYKFGKSNEDEENKDKPNIVREKPDFKPSGSLKNDSSSNYGTISSGRNNNNGEEDEENKIKLKWHEPAEAKLPTEKWMLYPFKGKDQLDTIYLHRKKSFLFGRNRDIADIPIDHPSCSSQHAVIVFRIRKKENPNTGSIKTFILPYIIDLESTNGTFLKGEKIEPAKYFELRPKDKITFGTSTREYILLCEDSIEGDESEEEDSD; encoded by the exons atgaatacacataataataattatcaacaaAGGTCAATGGATAGTGCCATTGTAACGATTAATGATAAAGGATATATACAATCAGTTGATAGAAAAACATGTGAATTATTTGGATATACAATAGAGGAATTACAACTTCAAAAAGTCAATATATTAGTACCATCACCCTATAAGGAGCAACATGACACCTATATGCAAAGTTATTTCGAAACAGGTGTTAGAAAGATCATTGATAAGAGTCGAGTGGTGGAGGGTTTACATAAGGATGGCAGTGTTTTTCCAATTACACTATCAGTGACAGAGGTTAGGATATGGAATAAGAGAATGTTCATTGGATCAATAGAGTCGATTATAGATAAACGTTTAATCATATATACAGATGTTCATGGTATTATAACCTATTGCAATAGAAATGTCGAAGAGTTGATAGGATATACACCAGCAGAGTTATTTGGAAAAAACGTATCCGCATTAATGCCATCTCCTCATGCCAAATCTCATTCCGAATACATTGAAAAGAATTATCATGGTGGTGGACTTTGGAAGATGTTAAATAGGGTCAGAAATCTGCCAATCAAACATAAGAGTGGTGTGGTGTTTCTCGTTAGTATTTTAGTTACGAAAATCTCCACCGATGGTATCGATATGTTCAAGGCTATCATTCAAACACCCCCAAAAGAAGCGGTTTTCACTATCAATGGTGATGGTATCATAAAGgcttgtaattttaatttcactgAACCAATGTTTGGCTATACTCAAAAAGATTTACTTGGTAATACAATTGGTCTTTTAATTCCTGAAATgtcaaaaattattgataatacttctttaaatttaacagATTCTCATGATCCACAattacaacagcaacaacaaacaactacaacaacaactactacaactacaacaacttcaacaacatccACTACAACATCTACCCCTACTCCTGCTTCAATTGCTgttagtggtaataatatatcatcaccaccaattgATTCACCATTAACAACACCAAGTACACCAACTACATTTAATCATAGTAGAGGTGTTGAGAGTTGGTTAGGTAGAACTAGAAAGGTTGATGTATGGCATAGAGATGGTTCAAGATTTCCTGTAAATTTAGAGATTATAAAACTTCAAGGTGAGAATTCAATGTTTTcattacaaattaaaaaggtGGAAAATCCAAGAGTCTACggaaaagataaagataaaaatggtggtggtggtggtactACAGAGAATAAAGATGGAAAACAATTAGATACAATAAAAGAAAGTAAAGAACACAGACATAgtaaagagaaaaagaagagaaaaaaagatagagatcataataataataataataataataataataataataataataataatgaacagACATCTGATTCTTCAGATTCATCAGATAGCGATTCAGAGAGCAGATCAAAGAAAAAGCGATCAAGTAAGAAAAAGAGTAGACGTGATGATAGTTCATCAGATTCGTCAGATAGCGAAACtgaatcatcatcttcaccgCATAAAAAGAATCGATCATccaatagtagtagtaacaGCAGTCATTCAAATGCACCACACGAAAGTAGCTATTATCAACCAGAGATGATTGGTGAATATACACTAGGTAAAACTTTGGGTAGGGGTAATTATGGTGTTGTTAAACTTGGTACTCATATAAAtacaaaagaagaaattgcAATTAAAATACTTTATAAAGAACAAATGACTGAATCTGAATTTACAAGATGTAAAagagaaattgaaattttaaaacaattatatcacccttttattaataa attattaAATGTACTTGAAAAAGATGATGCAATGTTTATTTTAATGGATTATTGTCAGGGTGGCgatttatttcattatgtaaataaatttggtCTAAAAGGAGTAAAGATGGTAAACTCACCCGATATTGGAGATCAAGTTTTAATGGGAGTACCATTACCAGAGGATGATACGAAAAGAATTTTTACACAAATTTGTTTAGGTATTGCACATTgtcataaattaaatatagcACATAGAGATATTAAACATaag aatattttatttgataatcaaATGAATGTTAAAATTATAGATTTTGGATTAAGCAATTGGTCTTATCAAGAAAAGATGAGTTTTTGTGGTACACCAGCATACGCAGCGCCAGAAATGTTATTAggtattaattataatggACCAGAAGTTGATATTTGGTCATTAGGTGTTATTTTATATAGTTTAGTAACTGGAAAATTACCATTTATAAATGTTACCGATATGATTGTCGGTAAGTTTATATTACCACCATCAATTCCATTGGATTTACaggatttaattaaaaagatgTTGACAGTTGATCGTGAACATCGTTTAAATATTATGAATGTTTTAAATCATCCTTGGCTTTCAAAGGATCCAGCTTCTTCCACTTTAATCTCTCAAAACCTACTACACTCCCCACCTGTAGTTcatcaaccacaaccacctcAACATCAAAAAATTCAACCAACTTCAATAATACCTAATTTTAATGAAGttgaaactttaaaaaataatattttaaataataataataataataataataataataataataataataataatattttaaatagtaataataataataataataataataataataatagtaataataataatattattaataatagtaataataatagtaataataataataatattaataataatattaataataataataatgtcaaCAATAATGTTAACAACAATAagaataataacaataataataataataatagtaataataatagtaataatggtaataatatacCAAACAGttcaaataatactaatagtattataaataataatttgtacAATCAATCACTTTCAcctcaaaataataatatatatcaACACTCAcctcaacatcaacaacatcaacaccaacaacaacattcacctcaacaacagcaacatcaacaacatcaacatcatcaacaacaacaacagcaattacaacaacaacatcatcaacaacatcaccaacaacaccaacaacaccaacaacaacaccaacaacaacaccaacaacaacaccaacaacaccaacaacatcaacaatcaCATCAACAACCACCAGTATACTTTCCAACACAAATCATTtctgatgattttaatttgacAAGTCAATTACAGAGAACCCAACCAAATCAGCAAGTTTCATTTGATACAAATCAAtcttatcaacaacaattacaacaaccacaaatcCCTCATCAAGTTTTAATGCAACAACCACCCCAAATTTTATCGCACTCAAATAAtcaaccaattaataattattatgttggacaacaaccaattcaacaaatacaacaattacaacaacaacaacaattacaacaacaacaacaacaacaacaacaacaacaacaacaacaacaacaacaacaacaacaacaacaacaacaacaacaacaacaacaacaacaacaacaacaacaacaacaacaacaacaacaacaacaacaacaacaacaacaacaacaaaatgacCCTAATTTTCAGCCACATTTAAGAAGAa taaaAATGTCAAAAAGAGATAACAgttataataaaagaaagagTGAAGATGGAGATAGTTATAAAAAGAGAGATAATCAATCATATGATGATATTCTAAAGGATGAGGGAAATAAAAGGTTAAGAGAACTTCAAACATATAGTGAAGGTGATAAATCAAGACAACATTATAATAGAGACAGCAATGATAATAGTAGAGATAATAATAGATATAATAAtagagataataataataataacaatagtaataataatagagaGAGAGatagatataaaaaaaataaaaatgaaaattttgattatggaaaatataaatttggtaaatcaaatgaagatgaagaaaataaagataaaccAAATATTGTAAGGGAAAAACCAGATTTTAAACCATCTGgtagtttaaaaaatgatagtagtagtaattaTGGTACAATATCAAGTGGtagaaataataacaatggagaagaagatgaagaaaataaaattaaattaaaatggcATGAACCTGCCGAAGCAAAATTACCAACTGAAAAATGGATGTTATATCCATTCAAAGGTAAAGATCAATTGGATACAATTTATTTACATAGAAAGaaatcttttctttttggTAGAAATAGAGATATAGCTGATATACCAATTGATCATCCATCATGTTCTTCACAACATGCtgtaattgtttttagaattagaaaaaaagaaaatccaAATACtggttcaattaaaacttttatttt accATATATAATAGATTTAGAGAGTACAAATGGAACATTTCTAAAGGGTGAAAAAATTGAACCTGCAAAATATTTTGAACTAAGAccaaaagataaaattacaTTTGGTACAAGCACAAGagaatatatattattatgtGAAGATTCAATTGAAGGAGATGAaagtgaagaagaagatagtgattaa
- a CDS encoding Rab escort protein (Similar to REP), which yields MEEHRKTSTWLENDKFDCVILGTGLVESLVAGALARAGKQVLHFDKKVIYGGFDSSFTLGQLTKILQESNINNIIDKNDLVPPYFENVVINKLVKTPSPQPNEEEEDKKSKQDNKENETITTTKTTTTTTTTTNENNKEQKEEEENIKSIENKESTEILQVIDVPLVSDKSLEELGRLFSIDISPTLLYGRGALVKLLISSSASRYLEFKSLDQNYLFTNGKVHEIPSTKGSIFKDSTFSLKEKRLIMKFMESIRELKKEGSDLDDAEKEAHFKLSIIELGKQFKSFIDYIKSFKFTQLVESFILYGLSLIHEDLESIPLETGIESVFLYTSSLLVYGVSPFLIPYYGVGDIPQAFCRLCAVFGGSYVLGRTVDSIQFNQETGKVKSIICSEGQTIQTTHFITSPKYLNTISSSQNNLILPQKTIRKTYSRFIGIIESKIIGTQNDSFITIPPKSIGNNKNVINILQLSSICVPYNKNKALIHFTTLADSTAENDLKQCVEQILNNNTTKKDNDKDSTSPTLLWGSYFNYSVDFVESIHQENDNNIIVCSDSPNGQTVDYEYQINQAKKIFETICPGQIFLEKVPDADDIIHFEEAETTTTTTTTTTETTNENEKETETEQEKEQEKEQEKEKEQEKEQEKEKEQEKEVEKEVEKDIEKKE from the exons ATGGAAGAACATAGAAAAACTAGCACTTGGttagaaaatgataaattcgATTGTGTAATATTAGGTACTGGTTTAGTTGAATCACTAGTTGCAGG TGCATTGGCAAGAGCAGGTAAACAAGTTTTacattttgataaaaaagtaatttatgGTGGTTTTGATAGTTCATTCACTTTAGGTCAACTTACAAAAATTTTACAAGAATCTAATATAAATAACATcattgataaaaatgatttggtTCCAccatattttgaaaatgtagtaataaataaacttgTAAAAACACCATCACCACAACCAAatgaggaagaagaagataaaaaaagtaaacaagataataaagaaaatgaaacaataacaacaacaaaaaccacaacaacaacaacaaccacaacaaacgAAAACAATaaagaacaaaaagaagaagaagaaaatataaaatcaatagaaaataaagaatcgACAGAAATATTACAAGTTATTGATGTACCATTAGTAAGTGATAAAAGTTTAGAAGAATTAGGtagattattttcaattgatatttCACCAACATTATTATATGGACGTGGTGCATTGGTAaagttattaatttcatcatcagcatcaagatatttagaatttaaatcattggatcaaaattatttatttacaaatggAAAAGTACATGAAATTCCATCAACTAAAggttcaatttttaaagatagTACATTCTCTTTGAAAGAGAAACGTTTAATTATGAAATTCATGGAATCAATTAGAGAATTGAAAAAGGAAGGATCAGATTTAGATGACGCTGAAAAAGAAGCCCATTTCAAATTATCAATCATTGAATTAggaaaacaattcaaaagtTTCATTGACtatattaaaagttttaaattcactCAATTGGTTGAATCATTCATTCTATATGGTTTATCATTGATTCATGAGGATTTAGAATCGATTCCATTGGAAACTGGTATTGAGTCTGTATTCCTCTACACATCGTCTTTATTGGTTTATGGAGtttcaccatttttaatACCATATTATGGCGTTGGTGATATTCCACAAGCTTTTTGTAGATTATGCGCTGTTTTTGGTGGTTCTTATGTTTTAGGTCGTACTGTCGattcaattcaattcaatcaaGAAACTGGTAAAGttaaatcaatcatttgTTCTGAAGGTCAAACTATTCAAACAACTCATTTCATAACTTCtccaaaatatttaaatacaatttcatcatcacaaaataatttaattttaccacAAAAAACTATTAGAAAAACTTA ttCTAGATTTATTGGTATCATtgaatcaaaaattattggtACTCAAAATGATTCATTCATTACAATTccaccaaaatcaattggaaataataaaaatgttattaACATTTTACAATTATCTTCAATTTGTGTTCCATATAATAAGAATAAAg cACTTATTCATTTTACAACTTTAGCAGATTCAACAGcagaaaatgatttaaaacaatgtgtcgaacaaatattaaataataatactactaaaaaagataatgataaagataGTACTTCGCCAACATTGCTTTGGGGttcttattttaattattcagTTGATTTCGTTGAATCAATTCATcaagaaaatgataataatattatagtTTGTTCAGATTCACCAAATGGTCAAACTGTCGATTATGAATACCAAATTAATCAAGCaaagaaaatttttgaaacaaTTTGTCCTGGTCAAATTTTCTTGGAAAAAGTTCCAGATGCTGATGATATTATTCATTTCGAAGAGGCTGAAACTacaactaccactactaccactacaacTGAAActacaaatgaaaatgaaaaagaaactgAAACtgaacaagaaaaagaacaagaaaaagaacaagaaaaagaaaaagaacaagaaaaagaacaagaaaaagaaaaagaacaagaaaAAGAGGTAGAAAAAGAGGTAGAAAAAGATatcgaaaaaaaagaataa